The following are encoded together in the Capsulimonas corticalis genome:
- a CDS encoding alpha-mannosidase has product MSWRYTVEKIACRIEEISATRVRRRVPLTSLRRLGDDAMVGAGDRYQACEELIVLEGAVSIPGEWSGERVCLGLEFGGAETLVVIDGKPAQAIDSQHHDLLLADPAEGGRVYNLRLEAYTGSIDAQTRGSWTGAGDASITGGAVQVTLKTAELQCVDRSAEALFYDLSVAFQAAKTMDANSRQYVTIVGALERAIDLVDFSQGVKSDRYYASLPVARECIQENLYTKFHADKDFAPTLWATGHAHIDTAWLWRIAHSRKKIERTFTTALALMDEYPQYRFSASQPQQYAYLKEDNPDVYGRVKQAIERGQWEPVGAMWVESDCNVVSGESLVRQFLYGSRFFEKEFGRKTDVVWLPDVFGYCAAFPQIVKKSGMKYFMTIKIYWNQVNKPPYQTFEWEGIDGTTLLTHFSPLGGYNSTMVPEEWNKTWNEYQQKHLSDSALYIYGWGDGGGGPTRAMLETAERAADFPGAPKIKLSTNQEFFEDLDRQTQGNRMLPRWVGELYLEYHRGTYTSQGRIKRSNRQAEFLLQAAEQTASLALWEAGAAYPQEELERVWKLTLLNQFHDIIPGSSIRAVYEDSARDYEEILGVGEGVVRRSLSAIGDLLSARPGDVVLYNPLSWERSDVAEFPASLPLLGQSVTDLDGKPKTLVPLRGLPSLGYTASPAPADIAEGREDEALSASAHHLENQFFRLELDDNGEIVSLYDKRAAREVIDGTSYCKGNSLLTFEDKPLAFDAWDIDIFYMDKMTPIREARSVEATEQGPLRASVEVTRTFGAGSTVRQRISLWRDLARIDFDTEIDWRERQTLLKAAFPVNVHSPRATYDIQFGNVERPTHWNTSWDWARFEVCGHKWADLSEGDYGVSLLSDCKYGWDIKGNVMRLTLLKGGVSPDPDADLGRHRFAYALYPHRGDWRQAQTVRRAYEFNVPVQSLQIPEGASQPSNAAASSHLSFVSVDCPNVIVETVKKAEDEDALIVRLYEAHGQRGRVHLTFGAPVRSVTEVNLMERETDETGGDAPLDGARIALEYTPYEIKTLKVRR; this is encoded by the coding sequence TTGAGCTGGCGTTATACCGTTGAGAAAATTGCATGTCGGATTGAGGAAATATCGGCCACGCGTGTCCGAAGGCGCGTTCCTCTGACGTCGCTTCGGCGGCTTGGGGATGACGCCATGGTGGGCGCGGGCGATCGATATCAGGCGTGCGAAGAGCTCATCGTGCTCGAAGGCGCCGTCTCGATTCCGGGGGAATGGTCCGGAGAGCGCGTCTGCCTGGGGCTGGAGTTTGGCGGCGCGGAAACGCTGGTCGTCATTGACGGCAAACCGGCGCAGGCGATCGATTCGCAGCACCACGATCTGCTGCTGGCGGATCCGGCGGAGGGCGGCCGTGTGTACAATCTTCGGCTGGAGGCGTACACGGGAAGCATAGACGCGCAGACGCGGGGGAGCTGGACGGGGGCGGGGGACGCCTCGATCACCGGCGGCGCGGTCCAGGTCACTTTGAAGACCGCCGAACTTCAGTGCGTGGACCGGTCGGCGGAGGCGCTTTTTTATGATTTGAGTGTCGCGTTTCAAGCCGCGAAGACGATGGACGCCAATAGCCGCCAGTATGTCACGATTGTCGGCGCGCTGGAGAGGGCGATCGATCTGGTCGATTTTTCCCAGGGGGTGAAGAGTGATCGCTATTACGCCTCGCTGCCGGTGGCTCGCGAATGCATTCAGGAGAACCTCTATACGAAGTTTCACGCCGACAAGGACTTCGCGCCCACGCTGTGGGCGACCGGCCACGCGCACATCGATACGGCGTGGCTCTGGCGCATCGCGCATTCGCGCAAAAAGATCGAGCGGACGTTCACCACGGCGCTGGCGCTGATGGACGAGTACCCGCAGTATCGGTTTTCCGCCTCGCAGCCGCAGCAGTATGCGTATCTCAAAGAAGATAACCCGGATGTCTATGGCCGCGTGAAGCAAGCCATCGAGCGCGGACAGTGGGAGCCGGTCGGGGCGATGTGGGTCGAAAGCGACTGCAATGTCGTTTCCGGCGAATCGCTGGTCCGGCAGTTTCTCTACGGCTCGAGGTTCTTCGAAAAAGAGTTCGGCCGCAAAACCGATGTCGTCTGGCTGCCCGACGTGTTCGGTTACTGCGCCGCGTTCCCGCAGATCGTCAAGAAGTCCGGCATGAAGTACTTCATGACCATCAAGATCTACTGGAATCAGGTCAACAAACCGCCGTATCAGACCTTTGAGTGGGAAGGGATCGATGGGACGACGCTGCTGACGCACTTCTCGCCGCTGGGCGGCTACAACTCCACCATGGTTCCGGAAGAGTGGAATAAAACATGGAATGAGTATCAGCAGAAGCATCTCAGCGATTCGGCGCTTTATATCTACGGCTGGGGCGACGGCGGCGGCGGCCCGACGCGCGCGATGCTGGAGACGGCGGAGCGCGCCGCCGATTTCCCCGGCGCTCCTAAGATCAAGCTCTCCACGAACCAGGAGTTCTTTGAGGATCTGGACCGGCAAACGCAGGGCAATCGGATGCTGCCGCGCTGGGTCGGCGAGCTGTATCTGGAGTACCATCGTGGGACTTATACGTCGCAGGGGCGCATCAAGCGATCCAACCGGCAGGCTGAGTTCCTGCTGCAAGCGGCGGAGCAAACGGCGTCTCTCGCGCTCTGGGAAGCCGGGGCGGCGTATCCGCAGGAGGAACTGGAGCGAGTGTGGAAGCTGACGCTGCTCAACCAGTTCCACGACATCATTCCCGGATCGTCGATCCGTGCGGTTTACGAAGACAGCGCGCGGGATTATGAGGAGATCCTTGGCGTCGGCGAAGGCGTTGTGCGTCGATCGCTGTCCGCGATCGGCGATCTGCTGTCCGCGCGTCCCGGAGACGTCGTTCTTTACAATCCTCTGTCCTGGGAACGCAGCGATGTGGCCGAGTTTCCGGCGTCTCTCCCCCTGCTGGGGCAGAGCGTGACCGATTTGGACGGCAAGCCGAAAACGCTCGTCCCATTGCGCGGCCTGCCGTCCCTCGGGTATACAGCCTCGCCGGCGCCGGCTGACATCGCCGAAGGGCGTGAAGACGAGGCGCTGTCCGCATCCGCGCATCATCTGGAAAACCAATTCTTCCGGCTGGAGCTCGACGACAACGGCGAGATCGTCTCGCTCTACGACAAGCGCGCAGCGCGTGAGGTGATCGATGGGACATCGTACTGCAAGGGAAATTCGCTGCTGACCTTTGAGGACAAGCCGCTTGCGTTCGACGCCTGGGACATCGATATCTTCTACATGGACAAGATGACGCCGATCCGGGAAGCGCGGTCCGTGGAGGCGACGGAGCAAGGGCCGCTGCGCGCCTCGGTGGAAGTAACCCGAACCTTCGGCGCGGGGAGCACGGTGCGCCAGCGCATCTCCCTGTGGCGGGACTTGGCGCGCATCGATTTCGATACCGAGATCGACTGGCGCGAGCGGCAGACACTGCTCAAGGCCGCCTTTCCCGTCAACGTCCATAGCCCGCGCGCCACCTACGATATCCAGTTCGGGAATGTCGAGCGGCCGACGCATTGGAACACCAGCTGGGACTGGGCGCGGTTTGAAGTCTGCGGCCACAAATGGGCGGACCTCAGCGAGGGCGACTACGGGGTTTCACTGCTGTCGGACTGCAAGTATGGCTGGGATATCAAGGGAAACGTCATGCGCCTGACCTTACTCAAGGGCGGCGTCAGCCCGGACCCCGACGCCGATCTGGGGCGGCATCGATTCGCGTATGCGCTTTACCCGCATCGGGGCGACTGGCGACAGGCGCAAACTGTGCGCCGGGCCTATGAGTTCAACGTTCCCGTCCAGTCACTCCAAATTCCCGAGGGGGCAAGCCAGCCCTCGAATGCGGCGGCGTCATCGCATCTGTCTTTTGTCTCGGTCGATTGCCCGAATGTGATCGTGGAGACCGTCAAGAAGGCCGAGGACGAGGACGCATTGATCGTCCGGCTCTACGAAGCGCACGGTCAGCGCGGGCGTGTCCATCTGACATTCGGCGCGCCCGTGCGCTCCGTCACCGAGGTGAATCTGATGGAGCGCGAGACCGACGAGACCGGCGGCGACGCTCCACTGGATGGAGCGCGCATCGCCCTGGAATACACGCCCTACGAAATCAAAACGCTCAAAGTGCGCCGCTAG
- a CDS encoding glycoside hydrolase family 130 protein, which translates to MADLASRFESNPLICPQDVPPSRDGVGVLCVLNPGAFRYQGKTGLLLRVAERPHQTEEYITTPVIDSDDPSGMSILSFRKDDPKLSYGDPRGFTYEGQNYLTTLSHLRLAWSDDGENFTVDPKPTLIGQGELETFGVEDARVTEIDGVFHITYTQVSERGFGVGLITTADWRTYERQGMILPPYNKDCAFFPEKIGGEYVALHRPSGGVHNIWIGGSPDGRHWGGHACLAAARPGAWDEQRIGCGAAPIRTDAGWLEIYHGANHDQRYCLGALLLDLDDPRKVLARSAEPIMEPIAPYEQRGFLGNVVFTNGHVVDGDTITAYYGASDEIVCGARLSIREILATLG; encoded by the coding sequence ATGGCCGACCTCGCGTCCCGCTTCGAATCCAATCCATTGATCTGCCCGCAAGATGTCCCGCCCAGCCGGGACGGCGTCGGCGTGCTGTGCGTCCTGAACCCCGGAGCCTTTCGTTATCAAGGCAAGACAGGACTGCTGCTGCGCGTCGCCGAACGCCCGCACCAAACGGAGGAGTACATCACCACGCCGGTCATCGATAGCGACGACCCCAGCGGCATGTCTATTCTGTCGTTTCGCAAGGACGATCCCAAGCTCAGCTACGGCGATCCGCGCGGCTTCACATACGAGGGTCAGAACTATCTGACGACGCTCTCGCATCTGCGCCTCGCCTGGAGCGATGATGGCGAAAACTTCACCGTCGATCCCAAGCCGACCTTGATCGGCCAGGGCGAACTGGAAACCTTCGGCGTCGAAGACGCCCGCGTGACGGAGATCGACGGCGTCTTCCACATCACATACACGCAGGTCTCCGAGCGTGGGTTCGGCGTCGGGTTGATCACGACAGCGGATTGGCGCACCTACGAGCGCCAGGGCATGATCCTTCCGCCATACAACAAAGACTGCGCCTTCTTCCCGGAGAAGATCGGCGGCGAATATGTCGCGCTCCATCGGCCCTCGGGCGGCGTCCACAATATCTGGATCGGCGGCTCTCCCGACGGCCGCCACTGGGGCGGCCACGCCTGCCTGGCCGCCGCGCGGCCCGGCGCCTGGGACGAGCAGCGCATCGGCTGCGGCGCCGCTCCGATCCGAACCGACGCCGGATGGCTGGAGATCTATCACGGCGCCAACCACGACCAGCGATACTGCCTCGGCGCGCTTCTGCTCGATCTCGACGACCCCAGAAAGGTCCTCGCCCGCTCGGCGGAGCCCATCATGGAGCCCATTGCTCCCTACGAACAGCGCGGCTTCCTCGGCAACGTCGTGTTCACCAACGGCCACGTCGTGGACGGCGACACGATCACCGCATACTACGGCGCCAGCGACGAGATCGTCTGCGGCGCGCGCCTGTCGATCCGGGAGATCCTGGCGACGCTGGGGTAG
- a CDS encoding glycosyl hydrolase 2 galactose-binding domain-containing protein, with product MFASSTIHAQTVPPRISLTQNWRLQDAAKALSSGAALSSVAYKPSAWYAATVPGTVLTTLVNNGVYPEPLYGENNQRIPDSLSTASYWYRTTFTAPASYAGRRVWLSFEGINHKAEVWVNGQNVGRIEGAFTRGVFDVTPFVTIGKRSAVAVKIAPPPHASGGISHPSNPVPQTLANGYGPNGGNMEGDSPTFFCAEGWDWIPTIHDRDIGLWRNVSLSATGPVVVKDPYVTNSRVTAGGASADLTLRVDLQNVTDRAQTGVLKGNVAGRAFSQNVTIAANSSRTVTLAAATTPALHLAHPKLWWPNGYGSQNLYTIPLTFTIGKTESDARPVTFGVRTIDYGGVGDGKGTLKLSVNGVPIMMRGGDWGMDEALKRSPAARLEAQIRLNKEAGFTMIRNWCGQTTQEDFYALCDKYGILVWNDFWLDDTVNYPIDAAMFLANERDTLLRFRNHPSIALWCQRNEFPVGTPFEKQMIELAAELDPGRWFQPCSSSQYGVGDGDYGIETVAHYFGPFKDSFHTEIGAPSIPTLEALHAMMPRQDWATFNDDWTQHDLCQYNYAPALTARYGPIADTADFVRKAHLADYETYRAMIEGRNSRMFDPCTGVMLWMSNPAQPSLVWQIYGYDLEPTAAYFGVRRACEMTHVQMTPDGALQVINNRPESLAGLKVQADVYAMDGARIFERSTSASVPGASVASVFPIVWLASSGAVSFVKLTLKDARGKLMSSSFYWRANRDDGDCSALQSLPSASLATHAVRTDRAGMTTLAVTLTNRAKSVALMAHLQLRRRTTGARVLPAYYSDNYVSLLPGESQALTVQTATADLAGDTPLVTVDGWNVTAAPWSGAGVSVGPNPDAGLARPAEVRNIDCGVGWLPGYASDCCVAGGAYACTDDAIDVAGVPGAAPAILYRTERNGECIYTVPAKMGETYDLALHFAETYFQAKGQRVFHVDVNGERKLKDFDIFAAAGGRNRANVQRIADVHPDANGNIVIRFVKGDADQPKICGIQIIPKTERR from the coding sequence TTGTTCGCGAGTAGCACTATTCACGCCCAAACCGTTCCTCCGAGAATTTCCCTCACCCAGAACTGGCGTCTTCAAGACGCCGCGAAAGCGCTGTCCAGCGGCGCCGCTCTCTCCTCCGTCGCCTACAAGCCGAGCGCCTGGTACGCCGCCACCGTGCCCGGGACGGTGCTGACCACCCTTGTCAACAACGGCGTTTATCCGGAGCCGCTGTATGGAGAGAACAATCAGCGCATCCCGGACAGCCTGTCGACGGCGTCTTACTGGTATCGCACGACGTTTACCGCGCCGGCGTCCTATGCCGGGCGGCGGGTCTGGCTCAGCTTTGAGGGGATCAACCATAAAGCCGAGGTCTGGGTCAACGGACAGAACGTCGGGCGGATTGAGGGAGCGTTCACGCGCGGCGTGTTCGATGTGACGCCGTTTGTGACGATTGGGAAGCGCAGCGCGGTCGCAGTCAAGATCGCGCCGCCGCCGCATGCGAGCGGCGGGATCAGCCATCCTTCCAATCCTGTGCCGCAGACGCTGGCGAACGGCTACGGGCCGAACGGCGGCAATATGGAGGGCGATTCGCCGACGTTTTTCTGCGCGGAAGGCTGGGACTGGATCCCGACGATCCATGACCGCGATATCGGCCTTTGGCGAAACGTATCTCTGTCCGCCACCGGCCCCGTCGTCGTTAAGGACCCATACGTCACGAACTCCCGCGTCACGGCGGGCGGCGCTTCGGCGGATCTGACGTTGCGTGTGGATCTGCAAAACGTGACCGACCGCGCGCAGACGGGCGTACTGAAGGGGAATGTCGCCGGACGGGCGTTTTCCCAGAATGTTACGATTGCCGCCAACTCTTCCCGCACCGTGACGCTCGCGGCGGCGACCACGCCCGCGCTGCATCTCGCGCATCCCAAACTCTGGTGGCCGAATGGTTATGGCTCACAAAACCTTTATACGATTCCGCTGACATTTACGATTGGCAAAACGGAGAGCGACGCGCGGCCAGTGACATTCGGCGTTCGGACGATCGATTATGGCGGCGTCGGCGATGGGAAAGGGACGCTCAAGCTCAGCGTGAACGGCGTTCCGATCATGATGCGCGGCGGCGACTGGGGCATGGACGAAGCGCTCAAGCGCAGCCCGGCCGCGCGTCTCGAGGCGCAGATCCGGCTGAACAAAGAGGCCGGCTTCACCATGATCCGGAACTGGTGCGGACAGACGACTCAAGAAGACTTCTATGCGCTGTGCGACAAATACGGCATACTGGTGTGGAACGACTTCTGGCTCGACGACACGGTGAACTATCCCATCGACGCCGCGATGTTTCTCGCCAACGAGCGCGATACGCTCCTGCGCTTCCGTAACCATCCCAGCATTGCGCTCTGGTGTCAGCGCAACGAGTTTCCGGTCGGGACGCCCTTTGAAAAGCAGATGATCGAACTGGCGGCGGAGCTGGATCCGGGACGGTGGTTTCAGCCGTGCTCCTCCAGCCAGTACGGTGTCGGCGACGGCGATTACGGCATCGAAACGGTCGCGCATTACTTCGGGCCGTTCAAGGACAGTTTTCACACCGAGATTGGAGCGCCGTCCATTCCGACCCTGGAGGCGCTGCATGCGATGATGCCGAGGCAGGATTGGGCCACGTTCAATGATGACTGGACGCAGCACGATCTCTGCCAGTACAACTATGCGCCGGCGCTCACCGCGCGCTATGGACCGATCGCCGATACCGCCGATTTCGTCCGCAAGGCCCATCTGGCCGATTATGAGACCTACCGGGCGATGATCGAAGGGCGCAATTCTCGGATGTTCGATCCCTGCACGGGCGTCATGCTCTGGATGAGCAATCCCGCGCAGCCAAGCCTTGTCTGGCAGATCTACGGTTACGATCTGGAGCCGACTGCCGCTTATTTCGGTGTCCGACGCGCCTGCGAAATGACTCATGTCCAGATGACGCCGGACGGCGCGCTGCAGGTAATCAATAACCGGCCGGAGTCCCTGGCGGGACTAAAGGTCCAGGCCGATGTCTATGCGATGGACGGCGCGCGTATCTTTGAACGATCGACGTCGGCGTCTGTCCCTGGGGCTTCCGTCGCCAGCGTCTTCCCGATCGTGTGGCTGGCGTCAAGCGGCGCCGTGAGCTTTGTCAAGCTGACGCTGAAGGATGCACGGGGCAAGCTGATGTCGAGCAGCTTCTACTGGCGCGCGAACCGCGACGATGGCGATTGCAGCGCCTTGCAGTCTCTGCCAAGCGCGTCTCTCGCCACCCATGCGGTCCGCACTGACAGGGCAGGGATGACGACGCTGGCCGTCACTCTGACGAATCGCGCGAAGTCGGTCGCGCTGATGGCGCATCTCCAACTGCGCCGCCGGACGACGGGCGCGCGGGTGCTGCCAGCGTATTACAGCGACAACTACGTCTCATTGCTGCCGGGCGAAAGCCAGGCGCTGACGGTTCAGACGGCGACGGCCGATCTGGCCGGAGATACGCCGCTGGTGACGGTGGACGGATGGAATGTGACGGCTGCGCCCTGGAGCGGCGCCGGAGTTTCGGTCGGGCCAAATCCCGACGCGGGGTTGGCAAGGCCAGCCGAGGTTCGGAATATCGACTGCGGCGTCGGCTGGCTTCCCGGCTATGCGTCCGACTGCTGTGTCGCCGGGGGCGCTTACGCCTGCACGGACGACGCGATTGATGTCGCGGGCGTTCCCGGCGCCGCGCCGGCGATCCTTTATCGCACGGAACGCAATGGAGAGTGTATCTACACGGTCCCGGCGAAGATGGGGGAGACGTATGATCTCGCGCTGCACTTCGCCGAAACGTACTTTCAGGCGAAGGGACAGCGGGTGTTCCATGTGGATGTGAACGGGGAGCGAAAGCTGAAGGACTTCGATATCTTCGCCGCCGCCGGCGGCCGAAACCGGGCGAACGTCCAGCGGATTGCGGACGTTCACCCGGACGCCAATGGAAATATCGTGATCCGGTTTGTGAAAGGCGACGCGGATCAGCCTAAGATCTGCGGGATTCAGATCATTCCGAAGACAGAACGGCGCTGA
- a CDS encoding aldo/keto reductase family protein: MQYRNLGKSGLKVSEVALGSWLTYGNATEAETAEACIDHAYQLGINFFDTANAYAGGAAERVVGKALAKYPRSSYVLATKVYFGMGDGPNDRGLSRKHIFEQCAASLERLGVDYIDLYQCHRFDSETPVEETLMALDDLTRQGKILYYGVSEWTGDQIANAAEITRELRLHPIASNQPQYSMLARGIEREVIPVSEREGIGQVVFSPLAQGLLTGKYKPGQPPPVGSRAADPHQNQFLKNGELDSYVHDRIRVDDALLAKIQRLLPIAEEAGLKPSQLALAWCLRQKNVASVINGASRPSQIDDNIGAAGVTLSDDVLAKISAVLSSE; encoded by the coding sequence ATGCAATATCGAAATTTGGGAAAATCGGGTTTGAAGGTCTCTGAGGTCGCGCTCGGCTCCTGGCTCACCTATGGCAACGCCACGGAAGCGGAGACGGCGGAAGCGTGTATCGACCACGCCTATCAGTTAGGGATCAACTTCTTCGACACGGCGAATGCTTACGCCGGCGGCGCGGCGGAGCGGGTTGTCGGCAAGGCGCTCGCCAAGTATCCGCGCTCATCGTATGTGCTCGCGACCAAAGTCTATTTCGGGATGGGCGATGGCCCCAACGATCGCGGCCTCTCGCGCAAGCACATTTTCGAGCAGTGCGCGGCGTCGCTGGAGCGGCTTGGGGTGGATTACATCGATCTATACCAGTGCCACCGCTTCGATTCCGAGACGCCGGTCGAAGAAACTCTGATGGCGCTGGACGATCTGACGCGGCAGGGCAAGATTTTGTATTACGGCGTCTCGGAGTGGACCGGGGATCAGATCGCGAACGCCGCCGAGATTACGCGCGAACTCCGCCTGCATCCGATCGCCTCCAACCAGCCGCAGTACAGCATGCTGGCGCGCGGTATCGAACGTGAGGTGATCCCCGTCAGTGAACGCGAAGGAATCGGTCAGGTGGTCTTTTCCCCGCTGGCGCAGGGGCTGCTGACGGGAAAGTACAAACCCGGCCAGCCGCCGCCCGTAGGCAGCCGCGCCGCCGATCCGCACCAGAACCAGTTCTTGAAGAACGGCGAGCTGGACAGTTATGTTCACGACCGCATTCGTGTGGACGACGCCCTGCTGGCGAAGATCCAGCGCCTGCTGCCAATCGCGGAGGAGGCCGGCCTGAAGCCGTCGCAGCTCGCGCTCGCCTGGTGCCTGCGTCAGAAGAATGTCGCCAGCGTGATCAACGGCGCTTCCCGCCCTTCGCAGATCGACGACAATATCGGCGCGGCCGGGGTCACGCTTTCCGACGATGTGCTCGCCAAGATCAGCGCCGTTCTGTCTTCGGAATGA
- a CDS encoding RICIN domain-containing protein: MAKLLRDCLRLFVAVGAAALLGLLPHVGHAQMFSWSLSADQSASQFNNTDAPPATGLDSQGNFWYVYSDCSGHPHWHTCKGTSMDNLVEQYSFDTSAFARPNGDDEYWISSMWIDPDTQTWWAVAHVEFDYDKWGYNTGWKDHFRRIVLTSSTNHGQTWTLGGDIITPNPAAVISATTYPNDTFYFGDGDLHLYIDSAHGYFYLYYMTKWLVKSTAAQSGNENIMVARAPISGKMAAGTWTKWSGGSWSQPGLGGAESAVTVGDTFAVTWNPYLGQYLAIDNLAPGCFYTCPDLSAQVWTQDWWGGAQIFAQTSGANAISWYNWTADCASTLSSMTTSNCFRLYSAQNDYNSVATKYMWVTLANTTYAPPLNNSHYYRIVDNSSGLALSVSGGSSASGAQVVQAAPGTGYEQQWSFSYQGNGYYLIFNRKSGLALDVAAPVLARGSNIIQSTLNSSASNQQWALEPTENGFTKLYNRKTRVIGLGAAAPMIYDEYFGAHDQEFTFVQM, from the coding sequence ATGGCAAAATTGTTGAGGGATTGTCTTCGGCTTTTCGTAGCAGTGGGGGCGGCGGCGCTGCTCGGGCTGCTTCCACATGTCGGCCACGCGCAGATGTTCAGCTGGTCGCTGTCCGCGGACCAATCGGCGTCGCAGTTCAACAACACCGATGCGCCGCCCGCCACGGGGTTGGATTCACAGGGGAACTTCTGGTATGTCTACAGCGACTGCAGCGGCCATCCGCACTGGCATACGTGCAAGGGAACGTCGATGGATAACCTGGTCGAGCAGTATTCGTTCGATACCAGCGCGTTCGCGCGGCCCAATGGCGACGATGAGTACTGGATCAGCAGCATGTGGATCGATCCGGACACGCAGACCTGGTGGGCGGTCGCGCATGTCGAGTTCGACTACGACAAATGGGGTTACAACACGGGTTGGAAGGACCATTTCCGCCGTATCGTGCTCACCAGCTCTACGAACCATGGGCAGACGTGGACGCTCGGCGGAGATATCATTACGCCCAATCCCGCCGCCGTGATCAGCGCGACGACCTATCCGAACGACACGTTTTACTTTGGCGACGGCGATCTGCATCTCTATATCGACAGCGCGCACGGCTACTTCTATCTGTATTACATGACGAAATGGCTGGTGAAATCGACCGCCGCGCAGTCCGGCAATGAGAATATCATGGTCGCCCGCGCGCCGATCTCCGGAAAGATGGCGGCGGGAACGTGGACGAAATGGAGCGGGGGATCCTGGAGCCAGCCGGGCCTGGGCGGCGCCGAAAGCGCCGTCACGGTGGGGGACACCTTCGCGGTCACCTGGAATCCCTATCTGGGCCAATATCTCGCGATCGATAACCTCGCGCCCGGCTGTTTTTATACCTGCCCCGACTTAAGCGCGCAGGTGTGGACGCAGGATTGGTGGGGAGGCGCGCAGATCTTCGCGCAAACCAGCGGAGCAAACGCCATCTCCTGGTACAACTGGACGGCCGACTGCGCCAGCACTCTGAGCAGCATGACGACCTCCAATTGCTTCCGTTTATATTCCGCGCAGAACGATTACAACAGCGTCGCCACGAAGTATATGTGGGTGACGCTCGCCAATACGACCTACGCGCCGCCGCTCAATAACTCTCACTACTATCGCATCGTCGATAACTCCTCCGGCCTGGCGCTCTCCGTCAGCGGCGGATCCTCGGCAAGCGGCGCGCAGGTGGTTCAGGCCGCGCCGGGAACGGGGTACGAGCAGCAGTGGTCGTTTTCCTATCAAGGGAACGGGTATTACTTGATCTTCAATCGAAAAAGCGGGCTCGCGCTCGATGTCGCCGCGCCGGTGCTGGCGCGCGGGTCGAATATCATTCAATCCACGCTGAACAGCTCCGCCTCGAACCAGCAGTGGGCTCTGGAGCCGACGGAAAACGGATTCACCAAGCTGTACAACCGAAAAACCCGCGTTATCGGCCTTGGCGCGGCCGCGCCCATGATCTATGATGAGTACTTCGGCGCGCACGACCAGGAATTCACCTTCGTCCAGATGTAA
- a CDS encoding helix-turn-helix transcriptional regulator: protein MPGDITLLYRGSEQCPLGQILDAALVHHSTGVTTHRVLGFYAIVLITRGQGTYADVNHKPISVSTGDLFVLFPDVAHRYGPSRSSRWDEIYISFRGAIFDLWRQAGLLTPERPVFRLGATTPWIARFTDVVDVPEADPIVRQIMMVGRLQAVLSDIVTSQRVSVESNAQLWLTEACHLLESELAEDMDCHWIAEKVGLSYDRFRKKFAKEVGVTPFQYRSNQRLEAARKMLLETEMSLKEIAASVGFFDEFAFSNRFKQAVGMSPRAFRQETRSPSA from the coding sequence ATGCCGGGTGATATCACCTTACTTTACCGGGGCAGCGAGCAGTGTCCGCTGGGGCAGATCTTGGACGCCGCGCTCGTCCATCACAGCACCGGAGTCACGACGCACCGTGTGCTGGGATTCTACGCCATTGTCCTGATTACGCGGGGACAAGGTACGTACGCCGACGTCAACCACAAACCGATTTCCGTCTCGACTGGAGACCTATTCGTCCTCTTTCCCGACGTCGCGCACCGATACGGACCGTCGCGCAGCAGCCGATGGGACGAGATCTACATTTCGTTTCGCGGCGCGATCTTCGACCTCTGGCGTCAGGCGGGACTGCTCACGCCGGAGCGCCCCGTGTTCCGCCTGGGGGCGACCACGCCGTGGATCGCGCGCTTCACGGATGTGGTGGACGTTCCCGAAGCCGATCCCATTGTGCGGCAGATCATGATGGTCGGACGTCTTCAGGCCGTCCTCTCGGACATCGTGACATCGCAGCGGGTGAGTGTGGAATCCAACGCGCAGCTCTGGCTGACGGAAGCCTGCCACCTGCTGGAGAGTGAGCTGGCCGAAGACATGGACTGTCATTGGATCGCGGAAAAGGTAGGGCTGTCGTACGATCGCTTCCGGAAGAAGTTCGCGAAGGAGGTCGGCGTGACGCCGTTTCAGTACCGATCCAACCAGCGTCTGGAGGCGGCCCGGAAGATGCTGCTGGAGACGGAAATGAGTTTGAAGGAGATCGCGGCGTCGGTCGGTTTCTTCGATGAATTCGCCTTTTCCAACCGCTTCAAGCAAGCCGTGGGAATGTCCCCGCGCGCGTTTCGCCAGGAAACGCGTTCGCCGTCGGCATAA